The Coffea arabica cultivar ET-39 chromosome 10e, Coffea Arabica ET-39 HiFi, whole genome shotgun sequence region CTGGGTTCTTATAGATTTTTAATTGGCAAGACGTAACTATCTGTAAGGTTGGCAAAAGCCAAACCAGCAGCACTAACTATACGACTACCAATCACGACTCTCATCTATTTACAGCAACTGCAGCCAATATGCCAAATGATACTaagtaagaaaacaaaaactcatGCCAGAAACGTGCACTGATCAAAATTCCAAGATATTCTAATAGCCCAATTAAGCTTTGTTGGCTTAATCTTTTTTCTCCAAGAAGTTATTGCTGCTTGAACTTCAGGAATGATGGATTGTGGGATGACGAAAGCAGGTTTCTCCCAACTAGCAAAAACTCTCATGTTGCGCTCTCTCCAAATATGATAGACAGAAGCTGCAAGAGACAATTGGATAATTTGATCAACAAACCTATCCCCCTTACAATGAAAGCTAAGCCAAGACAACAATAAAGGAACCAGAAGAACCACATGGCATGTGATCTGACATATGAACTCTAGGGAGAAAAGGAGGAGTGGCTTCAACCAGTCTCCTAATCTCAATATTTCTCCTCCTTCCAGCAGGCCATGCCCACTTGCCACCGACAATAATAGAAGATACTTAGCAGATAAAGAACTCTCACAAGCTGCAATAGTATGAGGTGAAACCATATCTAGCAAACATCCTCAGAAACACCTGTCATAAAAACCTCACATTTTTGCAAATTTGGCTTAAAACCAGAGAGTTCTTCAAAACTATGCAGTACCTATTTTATCACATTCATGGACTTATCAGTGGCAGCAGATAAGATAAACAGGTCATCAGCAAAACATAAATGGGAGAGTTGCAGTTTGTAACATTATGGGTGAAAATCGAAACCATATTCCTTAATTTTGAAATCCAACAAGGCAGCAAACACCTCCATCACAAGCAAAAACAGATCAGGGGATATAGGATCCTCTGGTCTAAGCTCTTTATTCACTTTTAAAGAATCCCACTAATGAACAATTGAGGTTTAAAGAGAATTGAGCTGTAGTGAAGCACTTTGATACCCAACTTCTAAAAAGATCAGGAAACCCCATAAATTCCATCACCCTCAGAACAAAATCCCATTTGACAGAATCATATGCCTTCATTAAGTCAATCTTCAAAGCCCATCTAGGTTTACCAGCATTCTTATGATGTCTTCTCATTAACTCATGCACAAGCAAAATATTCTCAGTGATTGATCTTCCTTTAATAATGGCACTGTGGTTTGCTcttatcaaagttggtaacaCAGCTTTCAACATCTCTGTTAAGACATTTGAATAGCATTTATACAGTACATTGCAGCATGCTATAGGCCTAAAATCTTTCATAGATGAAGGAGTCTCAACCTTAGGGACTAAAACAAGAACGGTGGAATTGAGAGGATCCTACATATACTGATTCTGAAAACAAAATGGAACAGTCTCCACAAATTTACTTTCTACAGGACTCCAattattcacaaaaaaaatcgACAGTTTAGCCATCCACACTTGAGCAGTACCCTCCTTCATGCTAAACAatgctttcttgatttcttcctCAGTAACTGGAGCCATTAATAGAGCCACTTGATTACCTGTCAACATTTTAGCTACAACAGTTTGTAATAGCATATGGTGATACTCATTCAAAGGACAATCAGTAAAGAGGCATTTAAAAAACTCAATAGCTACCCTTTTGACATCTTCATAATCAGTTAAAACATTACCATGCTGATCATTAATTTTCGCAATCCTATTTCTAGCTTGATGTTGAATAATAGATTTGTTAAAAAATGAAATGTTTCAATCCCCTTCAACAAGGCACTTGATTCTAGATTTGTCTTGAACAAACTTCTGTTCCATAGTCTGCAATTCAGAATATTTAGAAATCTAGGTACTTTCAAGTTGCTGTAACTCATAGTTAAAGGGATTAGATTGTATGATATTCTGAACCTGATCCAATTTACTCTTAGCTTACAGAACTTTACTGTGGATGCCAGAGAAGTATTGCTGATTCAACTTTCTTAACTCAGATTTTTAACAGTACTAGCATAAGAGAATGTGCTTTGTATATTGCCTGATATCTTGCTTATGGTTCAGTTTAATTTAATAGTTATTGATTTGCAACATTGTTGTGTACGCATAAATTTTCAAGAGATGTAAAAAGAGGCACTTGAATCACAAATTTCAAGCTTTTCAGAAAGCTCATGAAGAACACGTTCCATATGATCACAATGAGCGTCAAAGGGATCTAGGCTATCATCAATATGATCTAGGCTATTGTGAAGCTTTCAGTGGCCATCCTGAGAGAAACCTTGCTTTGCTACTAACTAATGATGAGCAAACACATAGATCTAGGAAAGGTGTACACGAACTCCTTCTAAACCTCAAGGGCGATACACGATTTTTCCCCAAAATACAATATTCAATAAGGTTCCTAGTTTCGAGCACCCCTAAGAAACATGGTAAAAGCCAACAGCCCAAGGagttaatttcatataattgtTGAAAGTCTGATGTCAATAAACCCCTATCTATGCTACAGTAGTCTAGATTAAAAGGAAACAAATAACTCTAGAACACGTAAAACTAGCTTGAAATTATGACACTGGCCGCCATAAGATCCAGCCCCGAATCCAGTACTCAAGAGAGCCAGATTTTGGGCTGAATTGAGTCAGTAGCACATAAAAAATCTCGGTCTAGTCCGATTCAAGATCCAGCGTGCCTCCTCATGCAATCCAGCATGGATTCATCTGAAATCTTGTCTGCAGGTTTCTTTTCTCTCGCATGATCTCATGCCTTGAACACAACTAGAATATAACAATAATAGTAGTAATAATAAAAAGTACTACACGAGACTAGGAAAACTACTGTAATTTAGAACCCAAAGCAATTTCTTGAGTAGTTTTCTTGAGATATGATGCCAGGCCTCGGACCTGGGCGGTCAATGTTCCATATCAGTAGTTATGTAGATGCATTAGTGTTTAAAGGTTAGTTTGACCTTGTCATTTGCATTCAACTGTCAGATAATTTCTTTATATGCATGCTACTAGCTTGAAGGCTATCCAGAGGCAGACAGAATCATTGGCTTTGAGGATGCAGCTGATCACGTATTGAAGCTTATTGACGTCAAATCTGAGGCAGAGGAGCAGAGCACATCCGGGGCAGCACAACAAAGTGAGTCAAAGCTAAAAGTAGTGTCAATTCATGGCATGCTTGGCCTAGGAAAGACAACACTTGCAAATAAGGTCTTGACTGACCAAAAcattgaatttcaatttcttactcGTATATTGGTTAGTGTTACAAAAAAATACGAGAAGAAAGAAGTGCTTCTTAGTATCCTAAGGTCATTGAAGATCAGTATTTCAGATCAGAACATGTCAGAGGCAGACTTAGTTAATAAGGTCCGAGAGGAATTGAAGTACAAGTATTTGGTTGTGGTGGATGATGTTTGGGAGGATGAACATTGGGACAATCTGAAGGGTGCTTTCCCAGACAATAACAATGGTAGTCGGGTGATAATAACTACTCGAGATGTGCGTGTTGCCCAATTTGTTTCACCAAAGTGTGAACCCTACCAATTGCGATTTATGAAATTACAAGAGGCTGAAGAATTACTAAGGATGAAGgtttttgaagaaaacaaatgtcCAGACGAACTGAAACCCAATGAAAGGTTGATTCTGGAAAAGTGTGACGGGCTACCACTAGCAATAGTGGTGACAGGAGGTATCCTTAAAGCCAATCCAAAAGATGCAAATTGGTGGAAGGATGTGCTTGATGAAGTTCCTCCATTagttgataaaaaaaaagtggaacGGATTGATCGTTACATAAGACTAAGCTATGATAACTTGCATCACGAGGTCAAACCGTGTTTTCTCTACCTTGGTGTCTTCCCTGAGAATTTGGAGATCCAAGTCTGGAAAGTGTTACAATTGTGGATCGCTGAAGGGTTTATTCCCCAACATGAGACAGCAAGTCTGGAGAGAATGGCAGAGCAATATTTCAGGGAGTTGGTTGATAGGAATTTATTGATTGTGGGAAAGAGAACTTTAAGCGGTAAGATAAAGACTTGTCGCATTCATGACACGCTGCGTGACTTCTGCAAGAAGACGGCCAAAGCAGAAgatcttttccaagcaattcaCAAGAATACCAATCCATCTTCCAGCCGTCGACTTTGTTGCATTAACTCTCAATTCTCGGAGTATATTCTTGGAGGACAGCCTGCTGATAAAGTCCGATCATTCTTGAGCTTTGGTCAGGATGAAACTAAGTATAATGAAGATCCCAACTCAAGTATATTTAAGCCCTTCAAACTACTCCGAGTGTTCGATATTTCATCCATATACATTAACTTCCCTGGTCGTTTCCCCACCAAACTACCCAACCTTGTTCTCCTAAAGTTCATTGCCATCAATTTCAACCTCAAAAACTTACCCAAGAGCATGTCTAGCTTGCATAACTTGGAAACCCTAATAGTTCACACAACGGAACCAACCCTTGATATACAAGCAGACATTTGGATGATGACAAAGCTAAGGCTTCTACACACTAATACCACCGCATTCTTGCCGAAGTGTCAGGATCAATCCTCCAGCATTGAATACTTACAAACTATGTCCACAATTTCACCTCACAGTCTGACGAAGGAAGTGTTTGGAAGGACTAAGAAACTCAAGAAGCTTGGTATAAGTGGGAGTTTAGGCACTCTTGTGAAGTCCAATGGTGATTCTGATTTGTTTGAATGTCTTTGCAAACTAAGCTCCCTTGAAAATTTGAAGTTACACAGTGATGAGTCCAAGCTGCATGCCCTTCCTCAACCAGACAAATTTCCAAAAAACCTTAAAACATTGAGTCTGCGTAAGACCGGTCTGGAATGGAATATTCATATGCGTATTCTCGGAGGGCTCCAGTCTCTTGAGGTTCTCAAGCTGAAGGATAAAGCTTTTGTAGGAGCGGAGTGGAAGACAGAAAAAGGGGGTTTTCGTTCTCTTAAAGTTTTGTTCATTGGAGATACAGATTTAGATAATTGGGAGGTTGAAGGAGATGATCTCCCAGAACTGAGATGCCTTATCCTCAAGCGTATCAAATCTCTTGAGCAGATGCCATCTGACTTTGAACACATGAAGAACCTCGAGAGGATTGACCTAGAGCGTACCAACAGGTGGCTGGTTAAATCTGCCAAGGACATTCAAAAATCAAGGCCACAAATTAAGCTTAGTGTTTATCCACCAGAAAAGTGATCGATAAGTAACGATGTTCTGTAAGTGCTTCTCTTACAGGTTAGTAAAACATTTCTACTGACACCATTGAATCTATTTCTTAAAGCAATATCATTATGCGTGAAACTGAAATTTAACCTGTTTTGCAGAATATCATGCTCACTTGCTTTTGTCTTCTGCTCCCTTGAATGAATTCTCAAAAAGGAGGTGCTGAAGCATCTATCTTCTTCATGTTTTCTTCTCTGTTCTGCCTTAATAAAGCCTTCTACCTAGCTCTGGCCAGCAACATTCAGATACTATATAAACTCtttgaattgtttttgtttcAATATCTTTGATAAtgtcaaattttcttttcagcTAGTGTGTTGTGATGAAAATAAGGCCACGGATCTCTTGGCCAAATGTGTGCTAGAAGAACAAGGTGAGAAGGTATTTGTTTCTGCAAGGAATCTCAGCTGGATCACAACTAGAACCTCATATTTTCTTCCTGTTGAGAGGTTGGGTTTTAGTTCCATAGTCTTGCTTCCTTGTATTTTTAAGTTGGGGTGTGAACTTTGAATCTTGCTCTGATGTACTTTCTCCTTGTGTTAATTGAAGAAGTTGGTATTGTCTTTCTTTGGAAAGAAAGTATTACCCAACCAGTGAAGTTAAGTTCCATGTCTTTTGCTCTTCAGATTAACAATACTTTGCTTTCAAAGATTCAAGTGAGGTGGGATGATTGGATTTTCAGGACAGTTTGTTTTTCATCAAATGTTCATAGCAATCAACATCTCATCTATTCAACCACTTTGTTTCTGACAATATTCATCAGATATTCTGATTGTACGTCATCTATGCAACTGGGATTCTCTGTCATTCTTTCACCTTTACGTAATTTTATGCACAATGGTTCTTAAGCTTGATGTTGTTTTACCAAGTTGCAAAAATTTCTTGAGTTTTGTTAGACCATTTAGAAATTAGATCTGTCATTGGCTTCTACTATTCAAAATGCTAGCTAAGAAGTTTAATACCATGCACATGTAACATTCATCATGCACTGAACCATACCACATTATCTGTAATATTTCCTTTATAATACAGTTAGTATGACAGTTTATGAAATACGTGGGTCTATGATATACTTTTGATCCTCTCCAATCTGAGCAAACTTCAAATATTTCACGAAAGTGCATCAGTTTGCTAGTTGTTATAAATTAAAAAACTTACCTTGGTCATAATTCTTCTCTGTTCCTGCTGGTCTTGCAGCCTGAAGATTCCAAATTTGGATGTTTCAATTCGTCAGATCTTTATGGAATTTTCACCATGTCTGATATGATAGCATTCATTACTAAAGTTTTGAGTTCAAAGTAAAGCGGATTAGCCGAAGTAATGGGTAATTCGGCAACTTTGGACATTCATACGTGCTAAAGTTTTCTAACTTTAGAAAGTTTGTGTTCTGCTGCTCGTAGCACAATCAAATCCAAACTTCCGTCGCCCAACAACTGTTTGATGccttttttcttgataaaaacatGTCATTCATTAAATCTACACTAATGGCTGAAATTATAACAATCATACGTAGATACAAACAAATCTGAAGAACAAAATTAGATACTGCAGATTTGAAAAGTTAAGAGAATTTtacactatgaaaataaaaaaaatacttaaAAAAATGTTATAGCCCTACGATCATCTATTTATGCAACTAtttcaagggaaaaaaaactttAAACCCCTTTAAAAATTGAACTCCTTTGATGGCCCTCCATATAAGGGTGGGTTGTAATTTGTAGTAAGTTAGTACCTTGATAATCAATATTTTTGTTGTACTATGCAAATCAGCTTGAAACCCAAAAGAATTTCGTAATATATTATGGATTGAGATGACCTTAGAGCCCTTTTAATGGATAAGagtattttgagaaaaaaattaatttagggatgtaaatgtcttttcatccaaaaaaagttagcaaattcatgGATTCAATTAATTTAATCACTACAGCAAAATTTTCTAACATAAGATATTAAAGTGCTATAATATCTAGTTACAAAAAAGAACCTTGATGGCTgtaatgaaaaaataataggTATGGGCCACATGTCGTTAGCCATAACTAGTTCAAGTTTTGCCCAAACCCAtcatattttttgtgaatttaaaTCGAAATTCAGACCCTGCCCATGCCTATAACGAGCTCcacttttatctaataaatataaaataacaCTAGGGGGAGTGCCTGCGCACCGCGCGGGTGTTTGGTGCCTGTGGGAAGGAGGTTTTTTTGTTGAACAAACAATAGTACATTGTgagaagaaataaaatttaGTATGAAAAGATAAACGAtataatcaatcaattcacacatCGTTACAATAAAACTGTGTCAAATTGAAGGTCGTTGATAATGCAGAAAGGCAGAGCAACACAGAAAACTAACCTTATTCCAAAATCCCCACCGAAAGCTTTTTCTTGCTGTTGCTCCAAATCTATAAGATTATAACCAACCCAGACCAATTGGGGTTAGGCAACGCGAAAAATGCTATCTTGCAGTTAGGCAACGCGATAAGAGTCACTAATTGTAGATACTAAGAACACACCAACAAAATTAAGGGAGGAACTGAAAaatttgggggggggggtgaaATCTAATCTCACGCTGAACCACCAGGAGTAGCTGGGACTGAAGAGCATTTTGAGTTGATTAGTATGAAGCCAGGTAGAATTATCTCAATCCTAAAATGCGAACAGGGAGAAACTGATAATCAACCGTTTAGGCATTAACATACCAACGGTTCGGCAATTGAATTTGGTGTAATTAATGAcgaaataataggtaatttcaAAGTTGAGCTCGGATGGAAGAGAAAACGATGAGGCAAATCGTTCTAGACaaagacaaaaaaggaaaacttaACTCCTGAAACTGAAAAGGGATAAAACTGACCAATGTTTGTGGCTCATAAATGCAGAATATAAATGATAGAGAAATGGGTTcctaccattgatagagaaatCGTTGGCTCATTTCCTAAATCCGATTGCCATTCAAACGTTTCAGACAAAACAACATCTCAAACGGTTATCTGTGGCTGAAAAGGGGAATTATTGGTAGTTAAGGGATATTCCGGTAATTACACCAACACACAAGCATATATGGGTTGTACAAAATGCAAAAACAGTTGCACACTAATTACACATTCCATCAATATCCAGATGGCTCATCAATGACaactttaaatgtattaaaaTGGGGTCATTTCAGTAAACATATCCAAATACATGCTTCCTTAACTTGTAcctaaagtttttaaactaataCACAACATTTCACATTCCCAAAAAGCCCCCACCTATGCAGTtgaaattcaacctattctttgaccaaaactcaatcttatatagtataaggattttAGCAACGCTTATAGCAGTTAATTTTTTTGAAGGATAATAGCAGTTAATTCAATCCATGTTACCACATAATAACGGCATGATATTCGTCGAAAAAAATTAACAAGGGGGCATGAGtggacaagaaagaagaaaaaaaaaagaacgaaaataaaaactaatCCACACATATATTTCCAATATGATTAGAATCAAATTCAAAACCGAGGAAGAAGAGAAGGGTCACAGTATTCAATTTGTTTGAAGGGAGATTATTTGCCAAAGTTTATTTGATTGCATCATCAGCATATTTTTTgatcacatttttatctcatatatatcatataaaaaagtgttgaagtattttttttttcacaaaattatcccaaataatctacAACCCAAACACACTGTGCCTTCCTGGTGATGAGTTCCGGCAACAACGATAGCAACAACCATGAGCAAGCTCCTTCCCTCTTCAGCtctttattcttcttctttttcttttttctttgttttttaatattttcttctttaatatttTTGGTGGGATTTTTCTGATGGTGGTACCGTTTGAAGATTGTGCGGGAACGAATACAGTGGAAACTGGTGCTGCTACCTGCTACCTGCTAGTTGCTAACTATGCTTGAtcttttttgaacttttgctTCTGGGGCTGTCTGGACTTCATCATGGGGGTTAAAAAATATGGGGAAAAAAGGGTAAAGAGCATAGTATTCAAtgaattttctttaaaaaaaaatgttattttggTCATCGAAATttgaaactctttttttttttaattcaaattagTCATTCAACTTTTATAAGTGTATCGTTTTTTGTCCATAAACTTTTTCCATCTCAAATTGGGTTATCTTATCATATTTAATAGATTTGGTAATAATGTCctattgtgtattttttttactaataaacactttttttttcattgcaCTTGGACAGGGTTTGGCTGTGGATGAAGTTTTTGTAAGATCCATAATCGATTTTATACTTTCATTTCTTAGTTCTTACCTGCAATGCTTTTTAATGTTAATTTTGCTTTTGGAAAATGGTAATTTGATTAGATTTATGCATATCTGATTTCATCTGTATTTTCTGTTACATGTATTAATCTATTGtcatataatttttaaatttatagCTTTCAATAAAAATATCCAGGAAATCCAGTGGGTACCAAGACCATATGGGTTGGGTATGATTTTTCTATTCAAACCTATTGGCATTTGCATCCGGGTCTGGGCCTTTATAAATTCAACGATACAATCGGTTTGAATTATTGACCACATACATTTACATTCCTATCATGAAGAAGGGAGGAAAAAACACACACGCACAAGCCCTAGCTTTCACCTTCCTCAGcttcccatgattttaagtgcacgttaaaatttctcttttttgtctTTCTAACGGTACAACATGCAATACAAACTCCaaatcatagttattaaacccggttCGACCCGACGGTTCAACCGATCAATCAGGTGAATCGGCCAATGAGCTGGGCTAGGTCGTTAATTAGATCGTTTCTGCAAGTGAACCGTTGACTTGTCAACGAACCGACGATTCAACCGGTCAATCCGGTGAACCGTCCGATTTTGTAGGGAATTTGGTTTACATGTGATCGGTCGAACCGTCGAGCCGGGTTGTTAATTAGATCATTTATGCAAGTGAACCGTTGACTTGTCAACGAACCGGCGGTTCAATCAGTCAATCCGATGAACCGTCCGATTTTGTAGGGAATCCGGTTTACaggtaaaaaatttttagaAGATGTTAGAGCAATGGTTCGACCTTATGTATATAAGCAAATGCAATCACCACTATACCAATGATAGTGAGAcaattgtgcattttatttgATCTCAATTTTGGCCACTTATTATGCAAAGTAATGGGTTCCTGCTCATAGTTGGTATTTGTCTCAATTGCAGGCGATTGGTGTCAAGAGTGGTGAAAAGAGACCAATTTCCTGAAGATTATTCATTCCAGAGTGTGCCCATATCAGAGACCGCAGAGTTTATGTCCAAAAAGACGGACCGCGGGACTTATCTCTGGAAGCTCGCTACTATTTTTGGGATATGTGTTTTGAAGTTGCGTGGAATTAGGAAACATCTTCAGAGAATCTTTTTGGCAACAACTCAAGGAGAAAAATAAGGGAAGCTATCCTTCATAGATACAAACACTTGATTGGTTAAGGAGGCGGCGGCGGAAACACTTTAAATAGGTTCCTTGGATCTTTtgatcttttatcttttttgatctttttctttccttcttaacATGAGTTAGAAACTAGCGGCTGTACCTTTTACTTTTTCATCAACAAAATTACATTGAAGCCTGGGATTGCATCATCGTCATGAGGCAAGGCTAGGTTCCTTTATCTAGTCGAGGAATAATCAAGACCTGGTGCATGGACAATTGTGAGATCTTTTTAATTGTTTAGCGCTGTCTTAAATTCTACATTCGTGGGTATTTAATTATTCCTTGTTTTAATAGGTTATTATTGTTTGGATCTATTGGATTAATGTGCCCAGTTATTCAATCATTTGAATGGTATACTGCCAATTAAGACGGTGGTGCGTATCACTTGCTCGTCTTAAAATTAGTGGCAAACAGCACAATTTAATTGCCTCGCAAGCAATTTAATCTGTGTCGTAGGAATAGTTAATCTAGTTTAAATGAACCCACATGTGTGTTTGTTAACTAGAATTGGGTCTCTCTAATTCTTAAAGTTGTAAATAGATTAAATCTTACGAGCTTCTCTGGGGTTATCTATTTTACAAGGGAGTAGTTTATGAGCATCTCTGGACTACCATATAACTAAGGAGAGATTGGTAGTTTGGCGGTTGCTGAATTGTTAAAACCAATTTACTTACGAACGTGTGAATTATTCCAGGTATCCATGATCAATTGCGTGAGTCGGTGCCGAAATTATTTCCTTGACTAGCTTGTGTCAATTAATTGTTTATTATATACTTTAGCTACTGCACTATTTACGAAGTGGAAATTCAGTATCCTTACATCTTTAATTTGTTCTTTATATGTCCCTTCCTAAAGCCCCCCAAATTATCTGTGTAATAAATCTGCCAgttcctgaggagacgaccctacttacTACTATACTCATTTAGTTTTGAGAGTAGGCAttgatataaattttatttttggtagtttGACAACCACCAGCCAACAACTCATTTGATGATTGTTTAGTCtttcttatattatatattaaacttttattcttattttatttcttcaaaacaaaatttatttggaatcttttaataaattttattactcCCCAAACTCTATAAATTAtgaaatggatttaaaaaataacatatcaCACAATTCATTTTAATATCGTtcataataattttttgcacttaaaattcataaataaagtagataattacacttagataaaattttatacttgaaatttgatGGGTTACTAattgaattttggttttgttaattcttataagaattaatgattCTATAATAAATTAGACTAATTAAGCATTTACTATGgcacaattttttttatagttttaatcatatcaaaaattatgaaatataatatttaaatatatttagtgacccGTCAGTTGAACCACTCACCTACTGGTTGAGCCAGTAACCCGTTCACCCATCTCTTTTACTGGGTTCCTCTCTGGCcggatttaataactatgctctAGATACATTTGTTATTTTTGATAAATCACAatctatatttattttcttcAGAGGAGAGAATGAGACACTTATGTCCTATGGTTTTTTCTTACATTCTTGTTTAGAATTTGCTTCTTACATTCTGAAGTGCATCAAACAAAAGAATATATTTGTAACACTTCAATTGAGTGATTTTCTTCCCTCCTCAATATTTGTGTATCAACAACCCCTTTTTCCCTTGATTTAAAAGCTATTGGACGAGCCAAAGTCGAGCAAATTCTGACATAGGTACAGAAAAGAGGGAATAAATGCAATTTCATCCCAGTGTTTGGCGTGCAGTATCAATTTAGTTCTTAatattttgaccaaataaatataGTTCCCTAAAGTTTGTGATAAAAAATTTAGGACAATTTattgcaaatcacattaattagctaaccatcaaaatcaa contains the following coding sequences:
- the LOC113711703 gene encoding putative late blight resistance protein homolog R1A-10, encoding MDAAVVGAVLQGIIPYLLQLIEENREVISSNYDKIDDLSKNLRLLNKFMVKYTEDHYKDDILMGLADEIRMRVYEVEDVLETYVVEESLYRKRNVFRKAVGSIKHLSDLKSIGKTIQELSKRVEQTRSDNRSYVPMLVEGVKRNNAISKDNQLEGYPEADRIIGFEDAADHVLKLIDVKSEAEEQSTSGAAQQSESKLKVVSIHGMLGLGKTTLANKVLTDQNIEFQFLTRILVSVTKKYEKKEVLLSILRSLKISISDQNMSEADLVNKVREELKYKYLVVVDDVWEDEHWDNLKGAFPDNNNGSRVIITTRDVRVAQFVSPKCEPYQLRFMKLQEAEELLRMKVFEENKCPDELKPNERLILEKCDGLPLAIVVTGGILKANPKDANWWKDVLDEVPPLVDKKKVERIDRYIRLSYDNLHHEVKPCFLYLGVFPENLEIQVWKVLQLWIAEGFIPQHETASLERMAEQYFRELVDRNLLIVGKRTLSGKIKTCRIHDTLRDFCKKTAKAEDLFQAIHKNTNPSSSRRLCCINSQFSEYILGGQPADKVRSFLSFGQDETKYNEDPNSSIFKPFKLLRVFDISSIYINFPGRFPTKLPNLVLLKFIAINFNLKNLPKSMSSLHNLETLIVHTTEPTLDIQADIWMMTKLRLLHTNTTAFLPKCQDQSSSIEYLQTMSTISPHSLTKEVFGRTKKLKKLGISGSLGTLVKSNGDSDLFECLCKLSSLENLKLHSDESKLHALPQPDKFPKNLKTLSLRKTGLEWNIHMRILGGLQSLEVLKLKDKAFVGAEWKTEKGGFRSLKVLFIGDTDLDNWEVEGDDLPELRCLILKRIKSLEQMPSDFEHMKNLERIDLERTNRWLVKSAKDIQKSRPQIKLSVYPPEK